The following are from one region of the Aquirufa lenticrescens genome:
- a CDS encoding DMT family transporter: MRQAPRLLDYFKIHFIVILYAFTAILGNATEANALTIVFFRCVIAAAGLGLMLAASKKSFQVPASVVKIWLLNGAFVALHWLLFFGAAKVSTVAMCLAGLSTQTFWTSILEPIAKKKPIAKIEVFLGILVVIALGIIFSVEPGQWIGLVMGIGAGFFGALFSVINGNYTHTHDPKLITVYEMVAAGIITGAVWLSGLLGGSPGFVPAGLDWLWIGILAVVCTVYAYTETIHLYKVFSVFSINLVITLEPVYGILLAVFIFGQKEVMQPAFYWGTGLLVLTVMAHPFLSRRPAD, translated from the coding sequence ATGAGACAGGCTCCTCGGCTTCTCGACTATTTTAAGATACATTTTATCGTCATTTTGTATGCGTTTACCGCTATTCTAGGCAACGCAACAGAGGCGAATGCGCTGACGATTGTCTTCTTTCGCTGTGTGATTGCAGCTGCCGGATTAGGGCTGATGCTTGCAGCATCTAAAAAGTCTTTTCAGGTCCCCGCATCGGTTGTGAAGATTTGGCTGTTGAATGGTGCGTTTGTTGCGCTTCACTGGCTATTGTTTTTTGGTGCTGCCAAAGTCTCTACGGTCGCCATGTGCCTTGCTGGTCTTTCTACACAGACTTTTTGGACCTCTATATTAGAGCCCATCGCGAAGAAAAAACCTATCGCGAAGATTGAAGTATTTCTCGGAATCTTAGTCGTGATTGCCCTGGGTATTATTTTCTCGGTAGAACCAGGCCAGTGGATCGGTTTGGTGATGGGCATTGGGGCTGGATTTTTCGGAGCATTATTCTCTGTCATAAACGGAAATTATACCCACACCCACGACCCAAAATTGATTACCGTTTACGAGATGGTGGCCGCTGGAATTATCACCGGCGCCGTCTGGCTGAGCGGCCTGTTAGGCGGTTCGCCTGGTTTCGTTCCGGCCGGGCTAGATTGGCTTTGGATCGGGATTTTGGCCGTTGTTTGTACCGTTTACGCTTACACCGAGACCATCCATTTGTACAAGGTTTTCTCCGTTTTTTCGATCAATCTCGTGATCACGCTCGAGCCCGTATATGGGATATTGTTGGCGGTCTTTATTTTTGGCCAAAAAGAAGTCATGCAACCCGCCTTCTATTGGGGAACAGGTCTGTTGGTGCTGACGGTGATGGCGCATCCTTTTTTGTCGCGACGTCCTGCGGACTGA